In Microplitis mediator isolate UGA2020A chromosome 2, iyMicMedi2.1, whole genome shotgun sequence, a single window of DNA contains:
- the LOC130663978 gene encoding E3 ubiquitin-protein ligase ZNF598, whose protein sequence is MADIDDNTDSMSSNSNNAGTCVVCYKNVEIYSIGMCEHPVCYECSTRMRVLCRQNECPICRQDLPKVVFTRVIKPFRHLRKGKLFDERYHIYFDDLEIQEEFTKLLAHVCSYCEGKEVFSSFNSLKDHMRRKHELHYCDLCVENLKIFSFERRCYSRADLAQHRRKGDRDDKSHKGHPLCEFCDCRYMDNDELFRHLRRDHLFCHFCDADGLHQYYSSYHYLREHFRQEHYLCEEGTCAAEQFTSVFRTDIDLKAHKATAHGKHLGKHAAKQARTLELEFAFAPRENRNGRMARSMGAGSRNYNSDNRMGSNSRDARDRDNQVEDNHVSFEDELPVARQPDVQSTQEFPSLGNSQTVIPNFNLMKTKGRGNLTIRSSLKGPALAVTDENFPALGPDAAGGNSSSSSNNNSKTVNLSVYSNKTSAGGVQQRPKSAAPNVSIRVNHNTNGSITTRVSGPNIRIRPSNLSMDSKEFPALGRAEPTTANTSNIGQWTKVTCTKPTISSARANKVAPAPLLNSNTPSPPPMSNCDAFPSLPKSARTKKQSASPASSSSPAAASSSSKSTFSSTWNRQIGECSDQNTGDAAKNNSKKKKKKKVKQTDNESSAQLSNDKVIDNQFESFSLNNKNDTNNDSHKSDKKKMIKDTAISNKSSVSSPSNSSSASASLGSTLKKINDAPRKRSELQIENLNKTTNELHIADDFTEYDDNSTKGFKSNPPPGFGTTAPPPPGFAVKLINRESDNNDNGLTFTNSSGESYSILPDKSTKLFTYTPPPDFQKRNQDLVARITKVLDQESIEEFRYISGLFRQDLCSAEDYYKHCSDSMGVKEFGSVFSEMLVLLPDIQKQRQLYDVHKSEGGNIILLEICPTCDQVVKIGTDAKAHYSNHSLDSHFPALGRGSGSPLTSNSWRKNT, encoded by the exons ATGGCGGATATTGATGATAACACTGATAGCATGAGCAGCAATAGCAACAATGCTGGCACGTGTGTCGTTTGTTACAAAAATGTTGAAATATACAGCATTGGTATGTGCGAGCATCCTGTTTGTTATGAGTGCAGTACGCGAATGCGAGTCCTGTGCCGGCAAAACGAGTGTCCGATCTGTCGACAAGACTTGCCAAAAGTGGTCTTCACCAGGGTAATAAAACCCTTCCGTCATCTGAGGAAAGGTAAATTATTTGACGAGCGCTATCATATTTACTTTGATGACTTGGAGATACAAGAGGAGTTCACAAAGCTATTGGCGCACGTGTGCTCTTATTGCGAGGGCAAAGAAGTCTTCAGTTCGTTCAACAGTCTTAAAGACCACATGAGAAGAAAACACGAGCTCCATTACTGCGATCTTTGTGTTGAAAATCTtaag attttttcatttgaacgGCGCTGTTACTCCCGCGcagacttggcccagcacAGGAGAAAAGGTGACAGAGATGATAAAAGCCACAAGGGACATCCACTATGTGAATTTTGTGACTGCAGATATATGGACAATGACGAATTATTCCGTCACTTGAGACGAGATCACTTGTTTTGTCACTTCTGTGACGCCGATGGCCTGCACCAGTACTACAGCTCTTACCATTATCTTCGCGAGCATTTCCGTCAGGAGCATTATCTCTGCGAAGAGGGAACGTGTGCTGCTGAACAGTTTACTAGTGTATTTcgcactgacattgatttgaAAGCTCACAAAGCAACGGCACATGGAAAACATCTGGGCAAGCATGCAGCCAAGCAAGCACGTACTTTGGAGCTCGAGTTTGCATTCGCGCCAAGAGAAAACCGCAACGGACGGATGGCTAGATCGATGGGAGCGGGCTCGAGGAACTACAACAGCGATAATAGAATGGGCTCCAATTCACGCGATGCTCGAGACCGGGACAATCAAGTTGAGGATAATCATGTGTCGTTCGAAGACGAACTTCCCGTCGCTCGTCAGCCAGATGTCCAGAGTACCCAAGAGTTTCCTTCGCTGGGAAATTCACAGACAGTTATACCGAATTTTAATCTGATGAAGACTAAAGGCCGCGGAAATCTGACGATAAGGAGTTCGCTTAAAGGACCAGCACTCGCGGTGACGGATGAAAATTTCCCGGCACTCGGTCCTGATGCTGCTGGTGgcaatagtagtagtagtagtaataataatagtaaaactGTTAATTTAAGTGTTTATAGCAATAAAACAAGTGCTGGTGGAGTACAACAACGTCCGAAAAGCGCTGCGCCTAATGTGTCCATCCGTGTTAATCATAATACCAACGGTAGCATAACCACACGTGTTTCCGGTCCAAATATAAGGATAAGACCAAGTAACTTATCTATGGACTCGAAAGAGTTTCCTGCATTGGGTCGCGCTGAGCCTACCACTGCCAATACATCAAATATAGGCCAGTGGACCAAAGTAACTTGCACTAAGCCAACGATATCAAGTGCACGTGCTAACAAAGTCGCACCTGCTCCGCTGCTTAATTCTAACACGCCTTCACCGCCGCCGATGTCTAACTGCGACGCTTTTCCCAGCTTGCCAAAATCAGCTCGCACTAAAAAACAATCCGCTTCGCCtgcgtcatcatcatcaccagcAGCAGCATCGTCATCATCAAAGAGCACGTTTTCTTCGACCTGGAACCGTCAAATTGGCGAGTGCTCAGATCAAAATACAGGCGACGCggctaaaaataattcaaagaagaaaaaaaagaagaaagttAAACAAACTGACAACGAATCAAGTGCTCAATTGTCGAATGATAAAGTTATTGACAACCAATTTGAAtcttttagtttaaataataaaaatgataccAATAATGATTCTCACAAAAGTGATAAGAAGAAAATGATTAAAGATACCGCGATTAGTAATAAATCTTCTGTTTCTTCTCCGTCAAATTCCTCTTCAGCGTCAGCATCCTTGGGTTCGACTCTTAAGAAAATAAACGACGCGCCTAGAAAACGTTCAGAATtacaaattgaaaatttaaataaaacaaccAATGAATTGCACATTGCTGATGACTTTACAGAGTACGACGACAATTCGACCAAAGGATTCAAATCAAATCCACCGCCGGGATTCGGTACGACAGCACCACCCCCTCCAGGATTCgcagttaaattaataaaccgCGAATCCGATAATAATGACAACGGCCTGACCTTTACCAACAGCTCTGGCGAGAGTTATTCTATTTTACCAGACAAgtcaacaaaattatttacctaCACTCCGCCGCCGGACTTTCAGAAGCGAAACCAAGACCTCGTCGCCAGAATTACCAAAGTCCTTGACCAGGAGTCTATAGAAGAGTTTCGTTATATCAGCGGGTTATTCAGACAAGATCTGTGCAGCGCCGAGGACTACTACAAGCACTGCAGCGACTCCATGGGCGTCAAGGAGTTCGGAAGTGTCTTCTCGGAGATGCTGGTCCTGCTGCCCGATATCCAGAAGCAACGGCAGCTCTACGACGTCCACAAAAGCGAAGGCGGGAATATTATTCTATTGGAAATATGTCCGACGTGCGACCAAGTTGTCAAAATTGGAACA